From the genome of Persephonella atlantica:
CCTTTTCCTTCTTTTTCTCTTCTCAGTATGCCTTTTTTATAAAGCCTGTCCATCACTGTCATAACTGTAGTGTGGGCGAACCTGCTTTCACCTAAATATGCTCTAACCTCTTTAACTGTTCCACTGCCTTTTTTCCATAAAAACTCCATTATCTGCTCTTCAAGTTCTCCAAATGGAGAGGGTTTTTTCCTTTTAAATTTCAGCGTTTTAAATCCCTTTTTGAAAAACTCTATCATCTTCGCCTCACAGGTTAAAACCAAATTTTAACTTTTTCGTTTCTCCGTTTCTTTCAACATATATGGTTATCTGCCACGTTCCACCCATAGATAAGTTTACGTCAGATTCGTAATAATCACCAGACTTTTTAACAGGATAGTCCATGCTCATCTCAGGCATTCCCGGCATAGGAGGCATGTATCCGTTTA
Proteins encoded in this window:
- a CDS encoding BlaI/MecI/CopY family transcriptional regulator; translation: MIEFFKKGFKTLKFKRKKPSPFGELEEQIMEFLWKKGSGTVKEVRAYLGESRFAHTTVMTVMDRLYKKGILRREKEGKGYRYYPVMSKGAFEKEVAKRVVTDILRSSPSGVAAFEGVIEELSEEEIKKLREMIDKKVKNEKE